In Sphingomonas aliaeris, a single genomic region encodes these proteins:
- a CDS encoding LPD7 domain-containing protein has product MSTENSVSRGQPEVEQQRPSAEFAIPPDIADRYEVRAVDAPDGQQRFGLFRPGQRDAPFIEITDGGKARRIVARAEDAETIQALVKIAQFNGWDRIDVDGSPDFRKAVWAAATRSGLEVNGYEPSFIEQEKSATARREDIARRDLTPATPAPDEMKRSPGTAVQAVAPLAEAAEKRWIPSEDVGLGDADSRLLLKISALTADRTALHDAMPGATDALVREVQHERIDENGSALGVALDRALASPAVVEAFGRAGYEPEALRELGRAEKWDTEVATAVSLARSGSRRDTLTRDTDAPQTAIATLVADRGPAEKPDRPAKSDDRLQPEQPGTVTDPDASSAVLRRRESDELAELFLHGTEGSAGTDPRLAGAMQAQRVMEQHIGEVFEGDAMSMASANLESRHMISDALRRGLDVSVREPTPVRQIEPIQTRPDLER; this is encoded by the coding sequence GTGAGCACCGAGAACAGCGTCTCGCGCGGGCAGCCCGAGGTCGAGCAGCAACGCCCGTCGGCCGAGTTCGCAATCCCTCCCGACATCGCGGATCGCTACGAAGTCCGCGCTGTCGACGCGCCGGACGGCCAGCAGCGCTTCGGTCTCTTCCGGCCCGGACAACGCGACGCACCATTCATCGAGATCACCGATGGAGGCAAGGCCCGCCGCATCGTCGCGCGCGCCGAGGATGCGGAGACGATCCAGGCGTTGGTCAAGATCGCGCAGTTCAACGGCTGGGACCGGATCGACGTCGATGGCTCGCCGGATTTTCGCAAGGCGGTCTGGGCGGCGGCTACCCGATCCGGCCTCGAGGTCAACGGATACGAGCCGTCGTTCATCGAGCAGGAGAAGTCCGCGACTGCGCGTCGGGAGGACATCGCGAGACGCGATCTGACGCCTGCGACGCCGGCGCCCGATGAGATGAAGCGATCGCCCGGTACGGCCGTCCAAGCGGTGGCTCCGCTTGCAGAGGCCGCTGAGAAGAGATGGATCCCTTCGGAGGACGTCGGCTTGGGAGATGCCGACAGCCGGCTTTTGCTCAAGATCAGCGCGCTCACCGCGGATCGAACGGCCCTCCACGACGCCATGCCGGGTGCGACCGACGCCCTCGTCCGTGAGGTGCAGCACGAGCGGATCGACGAGAATGGAAGTGCACTCGGCGTCGCGCTCGACCGCGCATTGGCAAGCCCGGCGGTGGTGGAGGCGTTCGGACGGGCCGGCTACGAACCCGAGGCCCTGCGGGAGCTGGGGCGGGCGGAGAAGTGGGATACGGAGGTCGCGACCGCGGTTTCTCTCGCGCGCTCCGGCTCTCGTCGCGACACATTGACGCGGGACACGGACGCGCCCCAGACGGCGATCGCCACGCTTGTCGCCGATAGGGGCCCCGCAGAGAAGCCCGACAGGCCCGCTAAGTCGGATGATCGGCTCCAACCCGAGCAGCCCGGGACGGTTACCGACCCGGACGCAAGCTCGGCGGTGCTGCGCCGACGCGAAAGCGACGAACTCGCCGAACTCTTCCTGCACGGGACGGAAGGAAGCGCCGGAACCGACCCCCGCCTTGCCGGTGCGATGCAGGCACAGCGCGTGATGGAGCAGCATATCGGCGAGGTGTTCGAGGGTGACGCGATGAGCATGGCCTCCGCAAATCTGGAAAGCCGGCACATGATCTCAGACGCGCTGCGGCGCGGCCTCGATGTCTCCGTGCGTGAGCCAACACCCGTTCGGCAGATCGAGCCGATCCAGACCCGTCCCGATCTTGAGCGATAG
- a CDS encoding TrbC/VirB2 family protein yields the protein MHFTPTAGRMMSDQRARQLVGIAGMLALVAIAQPALAQSSGTAIQSGLNTIKDWMVTIASVVGVIAVMAVGYAKLTGRMDWGRAVTVLIGIGIIFSATTIVGWMSTGG from the coding sequence ATGCATTTCACACCGACGGCCGGCAGGATGATGTCGGATCAGCGTGCTCGCCAGCTAGTCGGCATCGCCGGCATGTTGGCGCTCGTCGCGATCGCGCAACCCGCGCTCGCACAGAGCAGCGGCACAGCGATTCAGAGTGGCCTCAACACCATCAAGGACTGGATGGTGACGATCGCGTCGGTTGTCGGGGTGATCGCCGTCATGGCCGTCGGCTATGCCAAGCTGACCGGCCGAATGGATTGGGGCCGCGCCGTCACGGTGCTGATCGGTATCGGCATCATCTTTTCGGCGACGACGATCGTCGGCTGGATGAGCACGGGTGGCTGA
- a CDS encoding type IV secretion system protein VirB3, translating to MTRPSVFMGLPLEAVLPIIMICMVLWGIMHNPFYPLALFGALYFPARMVVHYDYNAFRLWGLWFQTVFVSRNRKFWGGGSYSPVRLGKGVKRKRFGND from the coding sequence ATGACCAGACCGTCCGTTTTCATGGGGCTTCCGCTCGAAGCCGTCCTGCCGATCATCATGATCTGCATGGTTCTCTGGGGAATCATGCACAATCCCTTCTACCCGCTGGCGCTGTTCGGCGCTCTGTACTTCCCGGCGCGAATGGTCGTTCACTACGACTACAATGCTTTCCGGTTGTGGGGCTTATGGTTTCAGACGGTCTTTGTATCGCGAAACCGCAAGTTCTGGGGTGGTGGGAGCTATTCGCCCGTACGCCTCGGCAAAGGCGTGAAGCGGAAGCGGTTCGGCAATGACTGA
- a CDS encoding type IV secretion system protein: MTFKYTLMMAAAPIAAFASPAAAQGIPVFDSSSYLQALATVQHTATMIQQGEQQIRTATTALNSLQKLTDINRVATSLLQPQIRNILPDETIDAATLVGGDLTRIGIARDHRSQHPVALRAKADGLVGRGRRV, translated from the coding sequence ATGACATTCAAATATACCCTCATGATGGCCGCGGCTCCGATCGCTGCTTTCGCCTCGCCGGCTGCGGCGCAGGGCATCCCGGTGTTTGACTCCTCCAGCTATCTGCAAGCGCTCGCGACCGTCCAGCATACCGCCACCATGATCCAACAGGGAGAGCAGCAGATCCGGACCGCAACGACTGCGCTCAACTCGCTACAGAAGCTGACCGACATCAACCGCGTAGCAACGTCCCTGCTTCAACCGCAGATCCGGAACATCCTCCCCGACGAGACCATCGACGCCGCGACCCTCGTGGGTGGCGACCTGACCCGCATAGGGATCGCTCGGGACCATCGCAGCCAACATCCAGTCGCGTTACGGGCTAAGGCCGACGGGCTCGTCGGACGCGGACGCCGCGTATAG
- a CDS encoding type IV secretion system protein has translation MQSRYGLRPTGSSDADAAYSQALRDSTGPAAATAAFGENTLRVAQTRMQGIDQLRAQLDSARDPKDVLDLQARLQAEQAQLQNDLIKMQAMQMAQASEASMAASAAQVSAGRNESAFFQANTIRR, from the coding sequence ATCCAGTCGCGTTACGGGCTAAGGCCGACGGGCTCGTCGGACGCGGACGCCGCGTATAGCCAGGCGCTGCGGGACTCTACCGGGCCGGCTGCGGCGACCGCCGCGTTCGGCGAGAACACCCTCCGCGTCGCGCAGACGCGGATGCAAGGGATCGATCAGCTTCGCGCGCAGCTCGATAGCGCAAGAGACCCCAAAGATGTGCTGGATCTGCAAGCCCGGCTTCAAGCCGAACAGGCACAGCTCCAGAACGACCTGATCAAGATGCAGGCGATGCAGATGGCCCAGGCCAGTGAGGCAAGCATGGCCGCCAGCGCCGCCCAAGTGTCGGCCGGCCGCAATGAATCCGCCTTCTTTCAAGCCAACACCATCCGGAGATGA
- a CDS encoding lytic transglycosylase domain-containing protein — protein MIYDVPAIVALAKACAPAVATEAVVPLVLTESGGDPLQINVNKGPRVRARSSTEGAAIVRRYMAAGYTVDIGLAQINSANLSRLGVTVEQAFDPCTNISLASSVLQANFDAASRYYDGLDAISATYSLYNTGTMTRGMRNGYVGRVWSKALSLGSIPAAPALPVAPLRIATTAVAAKPMSRSDDWVVGQVDASEIEVFK, from the coding sequence GTGATCTACGACGTGCCCGCCATCGTCGCGTTGGCGAAAGCGTGCGCACCTGCGGTCGCAACTGAGGCGGTCGTTCCCCTGGTCCTGACGGAAAGCGGCGGCGATCCTCTGCAGATCAATGTGAACAAGGGTCCGCGGGTCCGTGCTCGGTCGAGCACAGAGGGCGCAGCCATCGTGCGGCGCTACATGGCGGCCGGATATACCGTCGACATCGGCCTTGCGCAGATCAACTCGGCCAATCTCTCTCGTCTAGGTGTGACGGTCGAGCAGGCGTTCGACCCGTGCACCAACATCAGTCTCGCTTCCAGCGTCCTACAAGCCAACTTCGACGCTGCGAGCCGCTACTATGACGGGCTCGACGCAATCTCAGCGACCTACTCGCTCTACAACACGGGCACGATGACGCGCGGGATGCGGAACGGTTACGTGGGCCGCGTTTGGTCCAAGGCCCTTTCATTGGGGTCGATCCCGGCTGCCCCTGCCTTGCCGGTTGCACCGCTGCGGATTGCTACGACGGCCGTGGCTGCAAAGCCTATGTCCCGATCCGACGACTGGGTCGTGGGTCAGGTCGACGCGAGCGAGATCGAGGTGTTCAAGTGA